The DNA segment TGGGTGAAGCTCACCGGCGAATCACTGAGTACCTAAACCGCTTCTGCGACGCCGTTTCCTACCAAGACTCTTCTATGCTTTGTCgcctcctctctttctcttccaACTCCCCGTCTCTTCTCTCACTCGCCGACGCACTCAACGTCTTCCAGGTTCTTAGATTTCTCTGATTTGCTTAAATTTCTCTGTTTAATCGAGACCCGTATTGTCAAATTAACAAATTGGAAACAGTAGGagtatgtttttgcgataagaggCATGATATGATCCTTATGTGTGTAAAGTTTGTGGCTTTTAGGTTCAGTTTCAATCCACGATGCTTAGAATATGATCTTCTAATTTGAGTTCTCAGTGAGTATGAATCTTGAATTTAAGTAAGAGTATGTTCCTTGGGTATAAGCTTAATCTTTCTGTTAGGTAAAGTTGCTTTCCGATTTGAATCAAGAGCTTGAAACTGTCTTTGGTAAACTTGTTGTATGAAACACTCTCTATGTGTATGAGTTTAATGagtataaattttgtattaggGCTTGAAACTGTCTGTGGTGAAGTTGTTGTATAAAACACTCTCTATGTGTATTGGTTTTAGTGAGTGTAAGTTTTTGGATTAAGGCTTACAACCGTTTGTGGTGAACTTGTTTTATGTGTGTTGAGTTTAATGAGTATAAGTTTTGGATTAGGGTATGAAACCGTCTGATAAAATTGGGTTCATGTGTTTACTGGATAGGATTGAATCTTCCTTAATTTGCAAGATATCTGAGAATGTAGAGAACTCTGAAAGACTGATTCCAGTGAAatctactatttttttaatgatgcaGGATGCTAGCAGTTTGATAAGACAATCTGATAAGTTCTCTGAGTACGGGGAGATACTAGCTCACTTGTTTCGTTCTCTACAAAGTTACCGCGTTGGGAATCTAGTCGAAGCATACCTCGCTTTTGAAAAGTTTGCCAAGTAAAGTTTTCTTGTTCCCTCTCTGCTGCATTGATGAGAAGAATAGATaagcttctctctcttttcgtGTGTTGACAATGTCTGATATTGGGATTCTATATATGTGCAGCGCTTTTGTTCAGGAGTTTCGTAATTGGGAATCTGCTTGGGCTTTGGAAGCTCTCTATGTAGTTTGCTATGAAGTTCGTATTCTTGCTGAAAAGGTAGTCTTTCACTTTTATATCACTCATCCAAATTCATAGATTAGTTTAGTTTCACATCTTCTGAAGGTTTTCAATGGCAATGCAGGCTGATAAAGAGTTGACCTCTAATGGAAAATCCCCTGAGAAACTGAAAGCAGCAGGATCTCTTCTCATGAAAGTCTTTGGAGTTCTTGCTGTAAGCTTCCTTAGTCTTTGTTAATCTTTAACTTTTGTGTTGAGTTTCTTCTTTTGAGGATccttatttagtttttttttaactataggGTAAAGGTCCAAAACGAGTTGGAGCATTGTATGTGACTTGCCAATTGTTCAAGACCTACTTCAAGGTGAAACTCAGGATAAATAGTTTGTTTATTACTTGTTATATGATTTTCCATTTACTAAAAATGTGTCCCTTGTTTCTCTATTTCAGCTTGGAACTGTCAATCTTTGTCGAAGTGTAATAAGAAGTATTGAGACTGCTCGGATATTTGACTTTGAGGAGTTTCCAAGAAGAGACAAGGTCTTGTGCAATCAGTTATAGTTTCTGGCCTCCTGATTCGGTTATGCATTTTTCTTatgcttttcttttcttcacaaACTATACaggttacatacatgtattataCCGGAAGATTAGAAGTCTTCAACGAGAATTTTCCTGCTGTGAGTCACTGATAGATTTTCTGTGGTTCATTTTGTAGTATTAGTTGAAATATGGATAAGGACATGTTCTTGTTTTAATAATCTTGCAGGCTGATACAAAGCTATCATATGCCTTACAACATTGCAACCCCGAAAGAGAACGGAATATAAGGTATGTTTGTGGTTTACTCTCTGATTAGTGATTAACCCCATGCGTTTCATTGCTTAATGAGGATAATTGGCTTATATTCAGGATGATATTGAAGTATTTAATACCAGTGAAACTTTCTTTAGGAGTCATACCAAAAGATGAGCTCTTACAAAAGTATAATCTTCATGAGGTAACAaccattctttttgttttcaaaaatactCAGTTCTATGTCAAACTTATCGCTCTTAATCCAACTTTTCTATGTGTCCAGTACATGAATGTTGTGCAAGCTCTGAGAAAGGGTGATCTCAGGCTTCTTCGGCATGCTCTTCAAGAACACGAAGATAGGTACGTCTTTCCGTTGACATCTTACTGTACTTATCTACATCTTAATGTTAGGTCCTTGTCTTAGACTAGTAGTGTACGAGCATTGTGATTAGCGTAGGTGGCTTCTAGTGTATTGTAGCTGTGTTGACAGCTCAGCAATGACTGGTTAGTTATAGAGCTAAAGGTTAAATGAGAGTGGAGATGCCCTTGTTAGTCTATCgcataaaaaaattgtttagttttgattaTTAGATCGCTGAACAACTTTAATACTAATCAGGTTCTTGAGGTCTGGTGTGTACCTTGTCTTGGAAAAGCTGGAGCTCCAAGTCTACCAGAGACTCATGAAAAAAATGTAAGTAGTAGTTACAAAACACTCTCAGATTACTTCAGTTTCACAGTTtcataactcttttttttttaattaatgtttcaGTTATATCATCCAGAAGCTAAGTGATCCGGCAAGAGCTCACCAACTGAAGCTTGAAGTGATTGCTAAAGCACTTAGATGGCTTGAGATAGACATGGATCTCGATGAGGTTTCTTCTACGTTTCCATCTCATTCGTTGCTTTTGATTACTTTGCATAGAAATGTTATAAAACTCATAGCTCTGATACTGTTGTTTGCAGGTGGAATGTATAATGACGATCTTGATTTACAAAAACCTTGTGAAAGGTTATTTGGCACACAAGAGCAAAGTGGTAGTTCTAAGCAAGCAAGATCCTTTCCCTAAACTGAACGGGAAGCCTGTAGGCTCATAGTGACTTGCGGGTTGTCCTTGTTGTTGTATTAAGAAACTCTGTTTTAACCCGAGCTTAATCTCATTATTTACTTCGAAATTGTTTTTGATAGTCTGATAGAtttgtttttggaataaaaaatgATCTAGAAGGAATCAGAACATCCAGATTGTTTTACAGCcttgaataatttatttttccatctCAACAGTTTACGAATTGTTTGCTTTTTGTACAttcaaagtttaaaattttgtgatattTTGTAACAATTGAAATCAGTCAAccaatgaagaaaacatgaacGTGGTGCCTAATAATAGATACCAATTGTTCATTTATCTATGTGGCATGTAGCATGAACGTGGTGCCTAATAATAGATACCAATTGTTCATTTATCTATGTGGCATGTAGAGGTGGCAATTTTGGACCTGGACTGCAGGTCTGATCCATAAAAAAATGTCGCGGAATGGTACTGGGCCGGGAATTCCTAGACCGCAAATTAGCAGGCATCGTGGAACACATTGTTGTAGGACTGGACTTTTTCGAGATGAGACGAAACAGGTCATGCGGGATTACAAGGACCcgtatttttttcttcttcatttcttgTTTTACCTAAAAAAATGAGAGTGAAAAGAAGGTGATTCACGTGATTTTCTCCGAGAAAATGAAAGGAGCTCTGGCAATGAAGATTCGAGTTCCGGCGATTACGATTTAAGTTCTGgtgatgatgattcgagctccgAAGATTTGAGCTCTGGTGGTGTTTTAATTTggtattcttttttatttactttgggATTGACaactttgatttggtgtttggttttatttattttggattcATCAAACTAAAAAATTGGTTATGAATTTATGAGTTATAAGCTAATGAAAAACATTTTCTGCAATTATCTTTAGTTGGTATGTTCATATATTTGGAGTGTGACAAAATTAACTacaattattgttttaaataacaaactagattttgactctTGCTTTAAAAGTGCGGatgattttacaaattttatataaatgtgtaattttatatgtatatatattattttaatttactaCAGATATGAGAGATCATATGGAGTTTCAAGTTATAGAGCGTTAGGTCTAGGAAGCGGGTCAAACTCACCCCGCCCGACCCGCCATGCTGTGGGTTGAGTCATTTTTTTTACTCAAAAATTTGACccgcaagaagaaaaaaaagttttgttgtcttcttaTTCTGATTCTCATAATTAACCAAATGAAAGAaggattttctcatcaacataAGCTTCCTTTACTAAAACAGTGTTTTCTCTTCTCATTTTATTTCAACTTATTGAAatctcaataaaaaaaaatttgaatgtcAATTCTTTtttccaagaacgaaaatattCAAAGTTTTATTTCACTGATAAAactattactaaaatttcattttcagctttgacaatatttttagaGAATTTGCTGTagcttttagattttttggatAATCATCTCAAATTTTATGAGCATAGTACTAAAAATCAACCGAATCTGAATGCCTAGGCCTAAGAGAATGCATTTCAAAATTTACATTAGTCAAAACAACCGATGATGAAACCTTGAGAATTGTAAAAGAGTACGttctggaaacaaaaaaaaattaagtagaAAAACAGATTCAAAGATACTAAAATACTTCAAAAGTGTTTCATTTGACAAAAGACTTAATCTTTTCAAGCAGCGAGATCAGGAAGTGTGTTTTGAATCTTGTAAGGCATCAAGATGTTGAAACCATCAGCCGCAGTTGAGACGATCATCCCTGGAATCTGGTTGTGCCAGTGAAGTTCCTTCAAGTCCTTTTGCCCCTGGTGAACGAAGAGTAGCTGAGGAGGCAAGTCTTGAGGTGTGTTGACTTGTTCCTTGCTCTGTGctttgaactcttcttcatccaTCTTTAAGGATAAATCCCATATCCTGCAGATTCAACAAATagccaaaaaaaacattagacaGTGTTATCGATTTTATTGGGGATTATCAATGTTTTCTGTATAAGCTTTGTGGCTTACGTGAGCTGGTTATCGCCAGAAGAGACTGCAAGTGTCGAAGATTCATGAGCGCTCCACTCAATCGACGTAATAGGATGCTTATGATACCCAAAATGAGCTACCTTAGCTTTATCCTTATCCTAGTTCAAGATTCAAATTCTATCACATCAGAATCTTGTTAAGATATtgatatgaaaattataaaacctATGGTCTTCAGAGTACCTTTATAACTCTAAGATCATGTATAGAGAACGTCCCGTCATCACTCCCTGATGCCAACATGCAACTAGCCAGCCTTCATGAAAGAGGAAATACAACGAATGAGCCAATTTGAAAGCAGCACAAAACCAAGTTACACATCAAAGTGGGAAGAGAACCTGTTCCATGAGATGACATTCACATCTTCGTTATGTGCCATGAAAGATAATCCAGGCGACTTCCCCATTCGGATATCCCAAAGTGCAACAATCCCATCCACAGAACAAGACGCAAACGCGTTGGCTTCACCTGGACACAGAGGAAAGAATATTAAGCTGAAAAGAGACAGTAACAGTTAACACACAATTTAGCTGCAAAGCGAGAAATTTACTTGTAAGTCTTCAACACTTGCGGTGTGTCCGGCTAACGGAATAGGATCAACAGTCCATGAACCGGAAGCTGGCTCCCATAAATGAATCATACTCATGCAGTCACCTAAAGggtttaaaaaaagaattaaatacACATTGAGTATATATGTTGAGAATATGGACAATATCATACCTGTACATGAGCAGAATCTGCCGAAGAGACACAGATATGAGGATTTTGAGGCATTGCACGTATGCGGTTGACACATCCATGATGAGCaatgtaggagatggattacatccctccacaaggcccatcatATAACAGGCCCTAGCCCGACAAGGTCGATCGAGCTTAGTCGGCTTAGCGGCTAGAAACGTCAGCTCGACCCTAGAGTACTTTAAGCCGGTCAGCTGAGCCGATCAGCTATACTCGGCTCGGACGAAATAGTATCGAGGCCCACATACTCGGCCTTTGGGCGACAAGGCCCAAAGGATAGGCGCGATTAGGGCATCACGCACAAGGGTACTAtaagagaggaggaggaggcaacGAGAGAGGGACTTTTGGAACAAATCACATACTAAGcggctagatttagggtttcctaaTCATCTCTTTGATCTTGTCGTTTAAACCTCTGATCTTGTCTCCTATCTTTGATCAGTCTTGTAACCCATTGTGTCGAttctaataaaacgtctttagtcACCCCATTTTCTAAGTtcttcattctaatcaaccgaatcctgtacaaacaattggcgcccaccgtggggctgaCTAAAGCAACGTTCTAGATCTACATGGCTCAAGACGACGCCGCCTTCGGCGCCCCAGGCGAGGAACCGACGCCTACGCCTGCGGCCGCGCCGCCCATCACCTCAGAATTCATGAGCTCCGTCATGGCTCGACTCGCCCGCCAAGACGAAGTCCAAAAGACAACCAACGACCAACTCGCTGCGTTGGTCGCGGCGCTCACAGCCCCTGAGGGACAAACTAGCCGTCCCCAGCTGACACGCCGCCGCCTCTTCAACACAAATCCTACGGCAGCCGGAGTCGACCATATCTCTGACGACTCGGAGCCTAACGAAGCCTTTCTCGCAGACGCTCCCCCAGCAGGCTCAGATCTCACGACAATACGCGAGCTCGCCGAGCTCAAACTCAGCCTTCAACAAATGGGAGAGAAGATCCACCATGTAACCAGCGCAGCTCCGCAAATAGAGAGCGTACTCGCCGCAACCTCGCGCACTCCTTTTACTCGCGCGCTAACTAGCGTCCAACTCGGAAAGATAGAAAAGCTGCGCCTACCTGAGTACAAGCCCGGCGGAGACCCGGTAGAACATATGACCGCTTTTAACATCGCGATGGCGCGAGCTCGTCTCCCCGACGACGAAAAGGACGCAGGTTACTGCCAGCTGTTCGTCGAGACTCTTCACGAGCAAGCCCTGACTTGGTTCTCCCAGTTGGAGGAGAACTCAATCGGATGTTTCCGCGACCTATCAGCAGCTTTTCTCAAGACATACAtcatgttcacaaagcgcagcGCCACCGCGTCCAGCCTATGGAACCTCAATCAGAAAAAGGACCAGAGCTTGCGCGACTACATGGAGAAATTCAAAGCCGTAGTGTCGAAGATTGAGATCCCAGATGGAATCGCTATCGATGCATTGCGCAACACCTTGTGGGTCCACTCCAAGTTCCGAGAAGACCTGTACCAGAATCCAACCAAGTCGCTCCAAGACGCTATCGCACGCTCTGATAACTTCATCCGAATGGAGGAGGACACCAACGCAATCCTCAGCAAGATGAGCGCACCCAAGGCTCCAGCGGCTAAGAACGCAAATGCGCGACAAGAACCGCGCCAACACGCTCCAAACGACAAAAACGGTCCCAAGGATGGTTACATGTATGTCGTGAACGAGAATAACGCACCAATCTCCACTCTCGTAGTTCGCGGAGAGGGGTGGAACAAGTGGGTAAGAGAACTCGAGTCATCCGACCAAAAAGTCGATTCTGTTTGCACCTCCCAACCCGCAGCTGGAGTCGGATCAGCAGCAGGACCTTCCCGGACCGTCGACCTCACCAAGCATTGCAAGTATCACGACGTCAAGGGACACGATACCTCAGAATGCAAATCCCTCTACGCACATTACCTCTCGTCCCTTGCAAGCGGCGAGTTTAAATTTGAGCCATTGAAAGCCAAACCAAAGAACGGtaagagctggagcaagaacaaGGAACGAAGGGCCCAGCGCAAAGCCACTGGCAGAGGTCGACAAAACGACACTCCGCAACGAGACGACGAGGAAGAAACCCCACGGGATAACGGCGGGGGAGACTCCTCAGCCGACGAAGAGCATCCGGCTAATCGCAGGCGCATTGAGGTTATACTCTCTCAGCAGTCCTTGTCGTCCGACGAAGACAACGACGATTCGCCTGTACCCGGAGACCTGAGAGACAGCCTTAAACGGCGCCTCGCGCCGGAAAACGTAAGCGATACCACACGCAGAGATCTCCGGACGACGCTCGATGCACGGAAGTCTCGGCGCATCTCGACAAACGATGGCAACAACAACGAAGGGCCAATTGGCGACCTCCGAGACAAACTCAATGCCGGAGTAAGCGATCTCCGCGTGAAGCTTAACAAGTCAAAACCCACAGACTTACGACGACAGTTGGAGCGAGCTAAAGGTCAACCTCAACTCCCACCTCCTGATACTAGCGTACCAAAAGACCTCCGCGCCTTACTGAACTCCAAGCGAGTACAAACGGGGCAGTCTTTAAACGTCATCATGGGGGGTTCCCCTAGCGGCGACTCAGTCCGTTCCGTGAAAGATTATCGCCGACAAGTCGCGACGTCTCAGAAGTGGCCGAGTAAACCGTCAAGTCATCCTCCAATAACCTTCTCATCAGATGACGCTGAAGGTGTTCACGCGCCCCATAATGAtcccctcctcgtcgtccttgGAATTGGAGAGTATGATGTCACCAAGATCCTTATTGACACCGGGAGTTCCGTTGACCTCATCTTCCGAGGAACTCTGCAGAAGATGGGAGTCGACCTCGACGATATAAAAGCATCCTCCAGAACGCTAACAGGATTCAACGGGTCATCCGAAACCATATTGGGAACGATCCGTCTCCCGGTGCGCGCATGCGGCGTTACTCGAACGGTCAAATTCGCCGTCGTTAGCACAAAAGCTCCGTATCACGCTATACTCGGTACTCCTTGGTTACACTCTATGCAAGCTGTCCCTTCCACCTACCATCAATGCGTCAAGTTTCCGGGCACGGACGGGAAGATAAAAACATTGCGTGGGGACCAAAAGGCCGCTAGGGATCTCCTAGTCGCCACGGTCAAACTCCAACGAGCGTCGCTACCCGTGAACTCAGTGTCCCCTCCAACCCCAAAAGTCCACTCTCAGGAAAGCGAAGTTCTCGAGTTACCTGTCGACGACATCGACCAGAGTCGAACCGTGAGAGTTGGAGCATACCTCTCCGATGAGATGCAGCAGTCAGTCCTGGATTTCCTCAGACAGAACGTGTCCACGTTCGCCTGGTCTATGGCAGACATGAAAGGCATCGACCCGAGTATAACCACTCACGAACTAAACGTCGACCCAACGTTCAAGCCTATCCGACAGAAGAGACGCAAGCTCGGCCCCCATAGGTCTAAGGCAGTAAACGAAGAAGTCGACAGGCTACTCGGCGCGGGTTCGATTGCTGAAGTTCGCTACCCTGAGTGGTTGGCAAACCCGGTagtcgtcaaaaagaaaaatggtaaGTGGCGCGTCTGCGTCGACTTCACCGACCTGAATAAAGcctgtccaaaggatagctacCCTCTTCCCAGTATCGACCGTCTAGTTGAGTCCACGGCTGGGAACGAGATGCTCACCTTCATGGACGCCTTTTCCGGATACAACCAGATAATGATGCACCcggacgatcgcgagaagacggcCTTCATCACAGATAGGGGAACCTATTGCTACAAGGTCATGCCATTCGGTCTGAAGAACGCCGGAGCAACCTACCAGAGGCTTGTCAACAAGATGTTCGCAGATAAGCTGGGCATcaccatggaagtgtacatcgacgacatgctggttAAGTCGCTCCATGCAACCGATCATCTCCGCCATCTACAAGAATGCTTCGAGACCCTCAACAAGTACGGCATGAAGCTAAACCCAGCGAAGTGCACGTTCGGGGTTTCTTCTGGCGAGTTCCTTGGTTACATTGTCACACAGCGAGGAATCGAGGCGAACCCAAAGCAAATCTCTGCGGTTCTAAACCTCCCAAGTCCGAAGAACAGCAGAGAAGTGCAGCGACTCACGGGCCGCATAGCCGCTCTAAATCGATTCATCTCCAGATCCACTGACAAGTGCCTCCCATTCTATGATCTCCTGCGCGGAAATAAGAAGTTCATTTGGGACGAAAGATGCGAGGAAGCATTCACTCAACTCAAACAGTATCTAACTACACCCCCAGTACTCGCTAAGCCTAACGTCGGCGACGTTCTGTCTCTCTATGTCGCAGTATCACAGGCTGCAGTCAGCAGTGTTCTGATAAAAGAAGACCGCGGCGAGCAAAAGCCCATCTTCTATACGAGCCGACGCATGACAGGACCGGAGACGCGGTATCCAACTCTGGAAAAGATGGCTTTAGCAGTTGTTGAAGCAGCGAGAAAACTACGACCGTATTTCCAGTCGCACTCCGTGGAAGTACTGACCGATCAGCCTCTCCGAACGATACTCCAGAACACTAACAGATCTGGCAGACTCACGAAGTGGGCCATCGAACTCGGCGAGCTCGATATCATCTACAAGAATCGCACGGCGGCAAAATCCCAGGTCCTTGccgacttcttggtcgaactggCCCCAGAATTAGAGCAAGATCTCACACTCCCAAGCTCAAACTGGACTTTGCACGTCGATGGCTCGTCAACTAACAAAGGAGCAGGCGCTGGAGTCCAATTGCAATCCCCGACCGGCGAGCTGATCCGACAGTCTTTCAGCTTTGGCTTTCCCGCTTCAAACAACGAGGCGGAATACGAATCTCTCATCGCAGGACTCCGCTTAGCAAAAGCCGTCAAAGCTAAACGTCTAAGCGCTTACTGTGACTCCCAGTTAGTCGCCAGTCAGTTTAGTGGCGACTACGACGCCCGCAACGATCGAATGGACGCCTATCTCAAAATAGTGCAAAGCCTGGCGGCAGAGTTCGAATTTTTCGAACTCATCAAAGTTCCGAGAGGCGAGAACGTCTGCGCCGATGCCCTCGCCGCCCTTGGCAGCAAGCTTCGTGATCAAGTAAAGAGAACCATCCCGATACATCGTATCGAGAAACCAAGCATCGACGTCCTAACCGATCAAACCCTCATCGCCCAAGTCGCTGAACCCGCCACTCCAGACGACGATGGGTTTGGCCCTGACTGGAGAAATGAATTCATCGACTACCTCTCAAAAGGGGAACTCCCAGCAGAAAAATGGGCGGCTCGCCGGCTAAAAACCCGCAGCGCCCATTACGTCGTTCTCGATGATGAACTGCATAGATGGACTGCGAGTAAGGTGCTCTTAAAATGCATCCATGGCGACGAGACAGCAAGGGTTATGGCGGAAACGCATGAAGGCGCCGGTGGAAATCACTCGGGCGGACGTGCGTTAGCAATAAAAGTAAGGAGCTTAGGTTTCTTCTGGCCAACAATGAACGCGGATTGCGAGTCTTATGCGAGAAGCTGCGACAAGTGCCAACGGCACGCACCCAGCATCCATTGTCCAACCGAACTGTTGCGAACAACCACCGCTCCCTACCCGTTCATGCGATGGGCGATGGACATCATAGGACCACTCCCCTGCTCCCGCCAAAGACGCTTCATCCTCGTCCTCACCGACTACTTCACCAAATGGATCGAAGCTGAAGCATACGCTCAAGTTACAGACAAAGAAGTCCGCGGCTTCGTCTGGAAAAACATTATTTGCCGCCACGGACTGCCCTACGAGATCGTCACAGACAACGGATCGCAGTTCATGTCAGGCAACTTTAAGGAGTTCTGTAGCAAGTGGAACATCCGACTAAGCCCGTCCACTCCACGCTACCCGCAAGGTAATGGCCAAGCCGAATCCTCCAACAAACTCATCATCGACGGCATTAAAAAGCGTCTGGACCTCAAAAAAGGACACTGGGCTGACGAACTCGACGGAGTCCTATGGAGCCATCGCACGACTCCACGAGGATCGACTAAATCGACACCCTTCTCTCTCGCCTACGGTGTTGAAGCCATGGCTCCCGCTGAAGTTAATGTTTCAAGCCTCCGACGCTCCAAAATGCCTCAATACGTCGAGCTAAACAAGGAGATGCTACTCGACGCCCTCGATGAGATAGAAGAACGGAGAGATCAAGCCCTGCTGCGCATCCAGAATTACCAAAATCAGATTGAGAGCTACTATAACAAAAAGGTCCGGGCCCGACCTCTAGAACTCGGTGATCTCGTCATGCGCAAAGTGTTTGAAAACACTAAAGAGCTTAACGCCGGTAAACTCGGCGCCAGGTGGGAGGGACcatacaaaatcatcaaagttgTTAAACCTGGCGTATACCGACTCCAAACCTCGCGCGGAGAAGAAGTCCCGCGATCATGGAACTCAATGCATCTTCGACGTTTCTACTCGTAGAAGTATTtacacgtaaaaaaaaaaaaaaaaaaaaaaaaaaaaaccgagtagatgcacccccgcggtcacttctactcgaccgagtaaatgcgccatcAACAGTCACTTTTACTCTGGAGaaaaacgaactacgaatggcttgatcctcaaccgagatacgtaggcagccttaacaggtccagctgtaacaaaaaaaaacagagtagatGCACCCCCGTGGTCACTTCTACtcgaccgagtaaatgcgccatcAACAGTCACTTTTACTCGGGaaaaacgaactacgaatggcttgatcctcaaccgaggtacgtaggcagccttaacaGGTCCAGCTATAACAAAACCAAAGTCAAAACCTTACCTAGGTCTCAATTGAACAAACAATGACTTTCACATCATAATTTCCGTGCCTCCAGCAGAGGATACGCGGACACTCACGCTCCCTTTCTCGCagctatgtcctgatcagacacttgGCTCCAGGACCTTAACAGTCACGGTTCACCTATGCCCAAGCATTGAACCGACTAAACAAGAGTGAATCTCTGCCTTTTCTCGACTAACGAGTAACGGCTTAGCTACCCGATTGCTTAATTGTCACTGAGGAAACGGACGGAAGGACCTTTCACTCTTATACTCAATTCTTTGTTATCGACTTTTGGACAACTCCAAATCGAAACATGATGATAGCCGAGTAAAACCAATTACCGGTTCATCACTTGTCTATTTGCAACAATTAAGGATATGAAAATCTTATGTTTCAAAACACAACAGATTAATGAAAATGCTTAAGAGTTGCAAATACTGACAAGAAACACAAAAtggaaagagttttaaaagtacAACAACAAGGTCTATCAAGACCACCGATGAAAGCattctaaaatataacatacAACAAGATCAGACCACAACATCCTGGTCGTCTCTACTCGGGTCGAGCGCTTCGGTCGTTTCCCGTTCAACGACTTGATCACCAAGGCCTTCAACCGGAGCAGGAGGGTCGGAAACTGGCAGGATCGGGTCCATCTCTTCAACAAGCGCCGGCGATGACCTGGTCTCCTCCTCGCCCACTTCGTCCCCTTCTCGCTCCTCAGATGAAGAAACTAAGACCGGATCTTCAGCGGCTACATCCCCCGTGTCTG comes from the Brassica napus cultivar Da-Ae chromosome A7, Da-Ae, whole genome shotgun sequence genome and includes:
- the LOC106355549 gene encoding enhanced ethylene response protein 5-like, with the translated sequence MAYVSMGEAHRRITEYLNRFCDAVSYQDSSMLCRLLSFSSNSPSLLSLADALNVFQDASSLIRQSDKFSEYGEILAHLFRSLQSYRVGNLVEAYLAFEKFANAFVQEFRNWESAWALEALYVVCYEVRILAEKADKELTSNGKSPEKLKAAGSLLMKVFGVLAGKGPKRVGALYVTCQLFKTYFKLGTVNLCRSVIRSIETARIFDFEEFPRRDKVTYMYYTGRLEVFNENFPAADTKLSYALQHCNPERERNIRMILKYLIPVKLSLGVIPKDELLQKYNLHEYMNVVQALRKGDLRLLRHALQEHEDRFLRSGVYLVLEKLELQVYQRLMKKIYIIQKLSDPARAHQLKLEVIAKALRWLEIDMDLDEVECIMTILIYKNLVKGYLAHKSKVVVLSKQDPFPKLNGKPVGS
- the LOC106398577 gene encoding protein HEAT STRESS TOLERANT DWD 1-like, whose amino-acid sequence is MGKSPGLSFMAHNEDVNVISWNRLASCMLASGSDDGTFSIHDLRVIKDKDKAKVAHFGYHKHPITSIEWSAHESSTLAVSSGDNQLTIWDLSLKMDEEEFKAQSKEQVNTPQDLPPQLLFVHQGQKDLKELHWHNQIPGMIVSTAADGFNILMPYKIQNTLPDLAA